A part of Capsicum annuum cultivar UCD-10X-F1 chromosome 6, UCD10Xv1.1, whole genome shotgun sequence genomic DNA contains:
- the LOC107873347 gene encoding UDP-xylose transporter 3: MSENKSFQLGTIGALSLSVVSSVSIVICNKALMSSLGFRFATTLTSWHLLVTFCSLHVALWMKLFEHKPFDPRTVVGFGILNGISIGLLNLSLGFNSVGFYQMTKLAIIPCTVLLETLFLSKKFSRSIQLSLCILLLGVGIATVTDLQLNFLGSILSLLAVLTTCVAQIMTNTIQKKFKVSSTQLLYQSCPYQAMTLFISGPFLDKFLTQQNVFAFRYTPQVLVFIALSCLISVSVNFSTFLVIGKTSPVTYQVLGHLKTCLVLAFGYILLHDPFNWRNILGIFVAMMGMVLYSYCCTREGQKKATEASVQLQTKEDESDPLIGMENGAGAINDVALPISPIGKADKDLRARDYNR; encoded by the exons ATGAGTGAGAACAAGAGTTTTCAGCTTGGCACTATTGGAGCTTTGTCTCTATCTGTTGTTTCGTCTGTATCCATTGTGATATGCAATAAAGCGCTTATGAGCTCTTTAGGTTTCCGTTTTG CTACAACTTTGACGAGCTGGCATCTACTGGTCACTTTTTGCTCCCTCCATGTGGCGCTATGGATGAAGCTATTTGAACATAAACCTTTTGATCCAAGAACTGTAGTTGGATTTGGTATTCTGAATGGAATTTCAATTGGGTTGCTAAACCTTAGCCTTGGTTTCAATTCTGTTGGTTTTTATCAG ATGACGAAACTTGCAATCATACCATGCACTGTACTGTTAGAGACACTTTTCCTCAGCAAGAAGTTCAG TCGGAGCATTCAACTCTCTCTTTGCATCCTTCTTTTGGGTGTTGGAATTGCGACTGTAACGGATTTGCAGCTGAACTTCCTGGGCTCTATCTTGTCACTCCTTGCAGTTCTTACCACTTGTGTTGCTCAAATT ATGACCAATACCATCCAGAAGAAGTTCAAGGTTTCTTCAACTCAGCTGTTGTATCAATCTTGTCCTTATCAAGCCATGACTTTGTTCATCTCTGGTCCTTTTCTGGATAAGTTTTTGACTCAGCAAAATGTATTTGCCTTCAGATATACACCACAAGTGCTG GTTTTCATTGCTCTGTCCTGTTTGATCTCGGTCTCTGTTAACTTTAGCACATTCCTTGTGATTGGAAAGACATCCCCTGTCACCTACCAAGTACTTGGCCATCTTAAAACctgtctagtattagcttttgGATATATCTTACTTCATGACCCATTCAACTGGAGGAATATTCTTGGGATCTTTGTTGCTATGATGGGAATGGTTCTTTATTCATATTGTTGCACCCGTGAAGGTCAGAAAAAAGCTACAGAAGCATCAGTACAACTTCAG ACCAAGGAAGATGAATCTGATCCTCTAATAGGCATGGAGAACGGAGCTGGTGCAATAAATGATGTAGCTCTCCCAATATCCCCAATTGGGAAAGCAGACAAGGATTTGCGTGCTCGAGACTACAACCGTTGA